A DNA window from uncultured Methanoregula sp. contains the following coding sequences:
- the rpiA gene encoding ribose-5-phosphate isomerase RpiA, with translation MDEKAQKLASAKQEAGHKAADMVEDGSVVGLGTGSTVYYMIERLGVRVREGLRVQGIPTSYQTAMRAREYGIPLTTLDDHPVIEIAIDGADEVDPKFHLIKGRGAAHTREKCVAAAALEFVVVVDEQKVVNRLAAPVPVEVLPFAARSVMNQLRALGCVPVIREAVKKDGPVISDNGNFVIDCKFMEIGDPRALEMAIADIPGVVESGLFCNFMDKTTVIVGSEKKCRVLTSPDVIP, from the coding sequence ATGGACGAAAAAGCGCAAAAACTTGCTTCCGCCAAACAGGAAGCAGGACATAAGGCAGCCGATATGGTGGAGGACGGCAGTGTTGTGGGTCTTGGCACCGGCTCGACCGTCTATTATATGATAGAGCGGCTGGGAGTCAGGGTCCGGGAAGGCCTCCGGGTCCAGGGCATACCCACATCGTACCAGACGGCAATGCGGGCACGCGAATATGGCATCCCGCTGACAACTCTCGATGATCACCCGGTGATCGAGATTGCCATCGATGGGGCAGATGAAGTGGATCCGAAATTTCATTTGATCAAAGGCCGGGGAGCCGCTCATACCCGGGAGAAATGCGTTGCGGCAGCTGCACTCGAATTCGTGGTGGTGGTTGACGAACAGAAGGTCGTAAACCGCCTCGCAGCCCCGGTTCCTGTGGAAGTTCTTCCTTTTGCAGCCCGGTCAGTCATGAACCAGCTCAGGGCGCTCGGCTGTGTCCCGGTTATCCGTGAAGCGGTCAAGAAAGACGGCCCGGTCATATCCGATAACGGGAATTTTGTTATCGACTGCAAATTCATGGAGATTGGCGATCCGCGGGCACTGGAGATGGCAATAGCAGATATCCCCGGGGTTGTAGAGAGCGGGCTCTTCTGTAATTTTATGGATAAGACAACCGTGATTGTCGGAAGCGAAAAAAAGTGCAGGGTACTTACATCACCTGATGTAATCCCGTAA
- the surE gene encoding 5'/3'-nucleotidase SurE gives MRPSILLTNDDGVSSTGLWAAYDALRPIADVTVVAPATQQSAVGRSISIFEPLRTNQILINGERAWSVAGKPTDSVIIGLYALKLNPTLIVSGINIGENLSFESIMTSGTVGAALEGSNQGVKGIAFSLQVEDQGDKFDDPRTHGQGFDAAKKVVRDVVSRVLERGFCPNADVINVNIPSEVKGGYEVTRLAHKLFHTGVEKRLDPRGRPYFWINGPLIDDAEEGTDVHAIRKGNVSISPITLDCTAHAAHEDMKKLFL, from the coding sequence ATGAGACCTTCGATCCTGCTGACCAATGATGACGGCGTGAGTTCCACAGGGCTCTGGGCCGCGTACGACGCGCTCAGGCCTATTGCCGATGTGACCGTGGTCGCCCCCGCAACCCAGCAGAGCGCGGTCGGCCGGTCGATCTCGATCTTCGAGCCCCTGCGGACAAACCAGATCCTTATCAATGGAGAGCGGGCCTGGTCCGTTGCCGGAAAACCCACGGATTCGGTGATCATCGGCCTTTACGCGCTGAAACTCAACCCGACCCTCATTGTAAGCGGCATCAATATCGGGGAGAACCTCTCGTTTGAGTCCATCATGACCTCCGGTACGGTCGGGGCAGCACTCGAAGGATCAAACCAGGGAGTCAAGGGCATTGCGTTCTCTCTCCAGGTGGAGGATCAGGGAGACAAGTTCGATGATCCCAGGACGCATGGCCAGGGGTTCGATGCTGCAAAGAAGGTTGTCCGCGACGTTGTCTCTCGCGTGCTTGAACGGGGATTCTGTCCAAACGCGGATGTCATCAATGTCAATATCCCCTCGGAGGTCAAAGGCGGATATGAAGTAACAAGGCTTGCCCATAAACTGTTCCATACCGGGGTTGAGAAACGGCTCGATCCCCGCGGCCGGCCGTACTTCTGGATCAACGGGCCGCTCATCGACGATGCTGAAGAGGGCACCGATGTCCACGCGATCCGGAAAGGCAATGTCTCCATCTCCCCCATTACCCTTGACTGTACAGCCCATGCCGCCCACGAGGATATGAAGAAACTGTTTTTATAA
- a CDS encoding ATP-grasp domain-containing protein has protein sequence MKVLLAEYTSANDPALAHEGNAMLRVLISSFERSGYEVVLPGHGDFAKEIERLAPACDMGLVIAPDKLLSQFTMRLEQHTHNLGCGFMTIALCANKVKTQKVLGQHGTPVPGEPGSGKRVIKPVKGCGSQGVRISPGDPGEGEFAERFIDGEHISVSLIPNRVIGDACLYFRGNPPVVLAVNRQHIETGADGSIRYLGGETPIHHPRETEIIDTARKVCEVLGCQGYCGVDMVVADKVYVVDVNPRITTSLVGIVACMKEEIADLLVAASKGEGPAAVHLEGHARFDTDGKVTRI, from the coding sequence ATGAAAGTCCTGCTTGCCGAATATACCTCCGCAAACGACCCGGCACTTGCCCACGAGGGCAATGCTATGCTGCGTGTGCTGATATCGAGTTTTGAGCGTTCAGGGTACGAGGTGGTCCTGCCGGGCCATGGCGATTTTGCCAAAGAGATCGAGCGGCTTGCACCTGCCTGCGATATGGGTCTTGTGATCGCACCCGATAAGCTCCTGTCGCAGTTCACCATGCGTCTTGAACAGCACACCCACAATCTCGGCTGCGGGTTCATGACGATCGCGCTCTGTGCCAACAAAGTCAAGACCCAGAAGGTTCTAGGCCAGCACGGCACTCCCGTTCCTGGGGAGCCGGGGTCCGGCAAACGGGTGATAAAACCCGTAAAAGGATGCGGCTCGCAGGGAGTCCGTATCTCCCCGGGCGATCCCGGTGAAGGGGAGTTTGCCGAACGGTTTATCGATGGAGAGCACATCTCGGTCAGCCTCATCCCGAACCGGGTAATCGGGGATGCCTGCCTCTACTTCCGGGGAAATCCCCCGGTCGTGCTTGCCGTGAACCGGCAGCATATAGAAACGGGTGCGGATGGATCTATCCGCTATCTTGGCGGGGAAACCCCTATCCATCATCCGCGCGAGACGGAGATCATTGATACGGCGCGGAAAGTTTGCGAAGTTCTCGGCTGCCAGGGATACTGTGGTGTCGACATGGTTGTTGCGGACAAGGTGTATGTGGTGGATGTCAACCCCCGGATCACAACGAGCCTTGTCGGGATCGTAGCCTGCATGAAAGAGGAGATTGCCGACCTGCTCGTGGCGGCATCCAAAGGGGAAGGCCCGGCTGCAGTCCATCTTGAAGGCCACGCCCGGTTCGACACCGACGGGAAGGTCACCCGGATATGA